A single genomic interval of Physeter macrocephalus isolate SW-GA chromosome 5, ASM283717v5, whole genome shotgun sequence harbors:
- the COA1 gene encoding cytochrome c oxidase assembly factor 1 homolog isoform X4 produces the protein MSMPLGKQVFFTGVVASGGCALLYYLMQKTFSRASYYQLALEHLHSHPEALEALGTPLNVHYLRLTDKYNFVDIADAKLKIPVSGPKSEGHLYVSSSRDAPFKRDYTCGFSQLEPSGGLLRAQGWPADSPVQAQWGEEQRAENGVKVSPVQAQWGEEQRAENGVKVSKTSPSEPGLPPHHVRPRGCRPAPRSGWLHVWAYSDLRIILI, from the exons ATGTCAATGCCTCTGGGAAAACAGGTCTTTTTTACCGGCGTGGTGGCTAGCGGGGGCTGCGCCCTTTTGTACTACCTGATGCAGA AAACTTTTTCCAGGGCTTCCTATTACCAGTTGGCGTTGGAGCATCTGCACAGCCACCCCGAGGCACTGGAAGCTCTGGGCACTCCTCTCAACGTTCACTATCTCCGACTCACTGACAAGTACAACTTCGTGGACATTGCCGATGCAAAG TTGAAGATTCCTGTCTCTGGACCCAAGTCAGAGGGCCATCTCTATGTCAGCTCATCCAGAGATGCCCCCTTTAAGAG AGACTATACTTGTGGTTTCTCTCAGTTGGAACCTTCAGGAGGTCTTCTTAGAGCTCAAGGATGGCCAGCAGATTCCCCTGTTCAAGCCCAGTGGGGAGAAGAGCAACGAGCTGAAAACGGAGTGAAGGTATCCCCTGTTCAAGCCCAGTGGGGAGAAGAGCAACGAGCTGAAAACGGAGTGAAGGTATCAAAGACCAGCCCCTCCGAGCCTGGCCTCCCTCCTCACCATGTGCGCCCCCGTGGCTGTAGGCCAGCCCCCAGGTCGGGCTGGCTGCACGTGTGGGCATACAGTGATCTCAGGATCATTCTAATTTGA